One part of the Bdellovibrio bacteriovorus genome encodes these proteins:
- the lpxK gene encoding tetraacyldisaccharide 4'-kinase, whose product MRYLRPLSFLYDQVVGVKNSLFDRGVFGIYKAPVPVISIGNLTVGGTGKTPITDYCLKSLVADGKKVAVISRSYRADADSPCLVDVDHPFAARYFGDEPVLLAQANPQVKVYVGPSKWRTARYSTEVHKYDVLIVDDGFQHRRLHRDLNIVILDATESLANYEVLPEGRARESWAGIQRADVLILSKCNLATEDALKALEAKLPKDKEVLYFGYEIQKCQNVKTGQVLNRSEIQGKKLFLVSAIARPDVFEKMMGEIGEVSKQSLHYRDHHQYTAQDVKNITEAFELSGADMLVTTGKDAVKLRHLFNDSSILWSTSLEVVEAGKKGRLHEIITQVLR is encoded by the coding sequence ATGAGATATCTTCGTCCACTGTCATTTTTGTATGATCAGGTCGTGGGGGTTAAAAACAGCCTCTTTGACCGCGGTGTATTCGGCATCTACAAGGCGCCGGTGCCGGTGATCAGTATCGGAAATCTGACAGTGGGCGGGACCGGAAAAACACCGATCACTGATTATTGTCTGAAGTCGCTGGTGGCTGACGGCAAGAAAGTGGCGGTGATCAGTCGCTCTTATCGTGCGGATGCCGATTCGCCTTGTCTGGTGGATGTGGATCACCCCTTTGCCGCACGTTACTTCGGTGACGAGCCGGTGTTGCTGGCTCAGGCCAACCCCCAGGTGAAAGTGTACGTGGGCCCCAGCAAATGGCGCACGGCCCGTTATTCCACGGAAGTTCATAAATATGATGTGCTGATTGTGGATGATGGATTCCAGCACCGCCGCCTGCATCGTGATTTGAATATCGTCATTCTGGATGCGACCGAAAGCCTGGCGAATTACGAGGTTCTGCCGGAAGGCCGTGCCCGTGAATCGTGGGCGGGGATACAGCGTGCGGATGTTTTGATTTTATCCAAATGCAATCTGGCCACAGAGGATGCTTTGAAGGCTTTGGAGGCCAAACTTCCCAAAGACAAGGAAGTACTTTATTTCGGATACGAGATTCAGAAGTGCCAGAACGTCAAAACCGGACAGGTTTTGAATCGCAGCGAAATTCAGGGTAAAAAACTGTTCCTGGTTTCAGCCATTGCAAGACCCGATGTTTTCGAAAAGATGATGGGCGAAATCGGAGAGGTCTCCAAACAGAGCCTGCACTATCGCGATCATCATCAGTACACGGCTCAGGATGTGAAAAACATCACCGAAGCCTTCGAACTTTCAGGGGCGGATATGCTGGTGACCACCGGCAAAGATGCCGTGAAACTTCGTCATTTGTTCAACGACTCCTCCATCCTGTGGAGCACCTCTTTGGAAGTGGTTGAAGCAGGAAAGAAGGGACGCCTTCATGAGATTATTACTCAAGTTCTTCGTTAA
- the lpxA gene encoding acyl-ACP--UDP-N-acetylglucosamine O-acyltransferase, with the protein MANYKIHSSSVISPDIQIADDVEIGPYCLIQGKGFIGKGTFVEGHVTLGSRHGIIEIGENNHFCPGAVIGGAPQDLSYKGEPTKLIIGNNNTFREFSTANLATSKGDGKTEIGNNGYFMAYTHIGHDCKVGNNVTIANNSHLGGHCEIEDGVTIGGVCAFNQFTKVGRGAFVAGSSIVNKDILPFCRAQGTYATIRATNKIGLARKGFPREEIANVHKAIRIIIMGSHTVEEGIERILNECTMSPNIEYFVNFIRSSKRGIAVDRSPKGWQDDE; encoded by the coding sequence ATGGCAAATTATAAGATTCATTCAAGCAGTGTTATTTCTCCGGACATCCAAATCGCCGACGATGTTGAAATCGGCCCTTACTGTTTGATTCAAGGCAAAGGTTTTATTGGCAAAGGCACATTCGTCGAAGGTCATGTGACACTGGGTTCCCGTCACGGCATTATCGAAATCGGCGAAAACAATCATTTCTGTCCCGGTGCTGTAATCGGAGGGGCTCCTCAGGACCTTTCCTACAAAGGTGAACCAACCAAATTGATTATCGGTAACAACAACACGTTCCGTGAATTCTCCACCGCCAATCTTGCGACCAGCAAGGGTGACGGCAAAACAGAAATCGGCAACAACGGCTACTTCATGGCTTACACGCACATCGGGCATGACTGCAAAGTCGGCAACAATGTCACCATCGCCAACAACTCCCATTTGGGCGGACACTGTGAAATTGAAGACGGTGTGACCATCGGGGGCGTGTGCGCCTTCAACCAGTTCACCAAAGTGGGCCGTGGTGCTTTCGTGGCGGGTTCTTCCATCGTGAACAAGGACATCCTGCCGTTCTGTCGTGCTCAGGGCACTTACGCGACAATCCGCGCGACCAACAAGATCGGTCTGGCGCGCAAAGGCTTCCCACGTGAAGAAATCGCAAACGTGCACAAAGCCATCCGTATCATCATCATGGGTTCTCACACCGTTGAGGAAGGCATTGAACGCATCCTGAACGAGTGCACGATGAGCCCGAACATTGAGTACTTCGTGAACTTCATTCGCTCTTCCAAACGCGGTATCGCCGTGGACAGAAGCCCTAAAGGATGGCAGGACGATGAGTAA
- a CDS encoding ABC transporter ATP-binding protein has protein sequence MNSENILLRAVDIHKSYTQGVGELEILRGVSLDIREGEAFAILGASGAGKSTLLQIMGTLDRPNKGELYCEGRDLLAMSDDELSRFRNSEMGFVFQFHHLLSEFNALENVMIPCRVGGESIKVAKEKALHLLNFMGLADRADHHPNQLSGGELQRVAIARALVRHPKILFADEPTGNLDSHTSGKIQELFFRLKEEMKLALVIVTHDLTFATRFPKVYRMKDGQWQS, from the coding sequence GTGAATAGCGAAAATATTCTTTTGCGTGCCGTGGACATTCACAAATCCTATACCCAAGGGGTCGGTGAGCTTGAAATTCTTCGTGGTGTCAGTCTGGATATCCGCGAGGGCGAGGCGTTTGCGATTCTTGGGGCTTCCGGTGCTGGCAAATCGACTTTGTTGCAGATCATGGGAACTTTGGATCGTCCGAATAAGGGCGAGCTGTATTGTGAAGGTCGCGATCTTCTGGCGATGAGTGATGATGAGCTGTCCCGCTTCCGCAACTCGGAGATGGGCTTCGTCTTTCAGTTCCACCATCTCTTAAGTGAATTCAATGCTCTTGAAAACGTCATGATCCCCTGTCGTGTGGGTGGGGAGTCTATCAAGGTGGCCAAAGAAAAGGCGCTGCACCTTTTGAATTTCATGGGCCTTGCGGACCGCGCCGACCATCATCCGAACCAGCTTTCTGGGGGTGAGTTGCAGCGCGTAGCCATTGCTCGTGCCTTGGTGCGCCATCCAAAGATTCTGTTCGCCGATGAGCCGACAGGGAATTTGGATTCCCACACCAGTGGAAAGATTCAGGAGCTGTTCTTCCGTCTGAAGGAAGAAATGAAATTGGCCCTGGTTATCGTGACTCACGATCTGACCTTCGCCACCAGGTTTCCGAAGGTGTACAGAATGAAAGACGGTCAATGGCAGTCTTAA
- the bamA gene encoding outer membrane protein assembly factor BamA produces MGTLSKLLCALLITFMTSTVVAQPAKKKNAKAKAPVAAAEASDATSGLIVKTIEVAGNRKIEKDAILAKITTKVGEQYSTQHIREDVQALFNLGFFNDIQVDRKTTGKDVTLTYTVLEKPSVVEITYEGNSEVKSEDIADATGIKPYQLLNMAKVKEAVEKIQKLYEDKGFFLAKIDSEVQEVTKDETVRLVFKIRENDKVKVKKITFLGNNHMGDSSLKSKMLTQEGGFFSGISGSGQYKQEMFERDVQILRFLYWNQGYVQAKVDRPQVTVTPDKKNIYITIRIEEGEQYNVGDVDFAGDLLFPKSELREVIKIDDNGVFAYDVLQKDISDLTAKYGDLGYAYANVIPRTRFNDKERRVDLVFEFDKGNKVYFGKINMVGNSKTRDKVIRRELKVHEGELYNETRRRQSLENIQRLGFFEEVNFKTSIDPERTEVMNVDISVKERNTGQIQLGAGYGTSQGFTLQGSISQANFLGKGQNLGASLNLSNTGSYYSLSFTEPYFRDTLWSLGADLYQSANTGRVDYDENHTGGAIRLGHPLAEYTRGFLKYKYDDTKLSKKYDSEGKLITDPDLFPLESASGVTSSMTGTVEYDTRNDRQMPTKGIYSSASYEYAGLGGDLKYTRGNANFRYYKNLFWDVVWRNNIQYSRIDGLDGQEVPFSELYLLGGPYSLRGYRSYRVGKMKFSEMIYNDLIAEGKSEAEAREKAWRFYGGVQQAMYQTELQFPLVKEAGIMGAGFFDIGAADDVLSDNNFFADVGFGIRWYSPIGVLRFEWGFPLNRNPAYQDATVFEFSIGPSF; encoded by the coding sequence ATGGGAACTTTGAGTAAGCTTCTTTGTGCACTGTTAATCACATTCATGACTTCGACGGTGGTAGCTCAGCCTGCCAAAAAGAAAAACGCCAAGGCCAAAGCTCCTGTTGCGGCTGCGGAAGCATCGGATGCGACATCCGGTTTGATCGTTAAAACCATCGAAGTTGCCGGCAATCGTAAAATTGAAAAAGACGCCATTCTTGCAAAGATCACCACCAAAGTGGGCGAGCAGTACAGCACTCAGCACATCCGTGAAGATGTGCAGGCGTTGTTCAATCTGGGCTTCTTCAACGACATCCAAGTGGATCGCAAGACCACCGGCAAAGACGTCACGCTGACGTACACTGTTTTGGAAAAACCTTCTGTAGTTGAAATCACTTATGAAGGCAACAGTGAAGTAAAGTCTGAAGATATTGCCGATGCCACAGGCATCAAGCCTTACCAGCTTTTGAATATGGCCAAAGTTAAAGAAGCGGTGGAGAAAATCCAAAAGCTTTATGAAGACAAGGGTTTCTTCCTGGCCAAGATTGATTCAGAAGTTCAAGAGGTCACCAAAGACGAAACTGTCCGTCTGGTCTTTAAGATCCGTGAAAATGATAAAGTAAAAGTTAAAAAGATCACCTTCCTGGGTAACAACCACATGGGTGACAGCTCGCTGAAAAGCAAGATGCTGACTCAAGAGGGCGGCTTCTTCTCTGGCATCAGCGGCTCTGGTCAGTACAAGCAGGAGATGTTTGAACGTGATGTTCAGATCCTTCGCTTCCTTTACTGGAATCAGGGTTATGTTCAAGCCAAGGTTGATCGTCCGCAGGTGACGGTGACACCGGATAAAAAGAACATTTATATCACCATCCGAATTGAAGAGGGTGAGCAGTACAATGTCGGCGACGTGGATTTTGCCGGCGATCTTTTGTTCCCGAAATCCGAATTGCGCGAAGTGATCAAGATCGATGACAACGGCGTTTTTGCTTACGATGTGTTGCAAAAAGACATCAGTGATCTGACGGCGAAGTATGGTGACTTGGGCTATGCCTATGCCAACGTTATTCCGCGCACTCGTTTCAACGACAAAGAACGTCGCGTGGATCTGGTGTTTGAATTCGACAAGGGTAACAAAGTTTACTTCGGTAAGATCAACATGGTCGGCAACTCCAAGACCCGTGACAAGGTCATCCGTCGTGAGTTGAAAGTTCATGAGGGCGAGCTGTACAACGAAACGCGCCGTCGTCAGTCTTTGGAAAACATCCAGCGTCTGGGCTTCTTTGAGGAGGTGAACTTCAAGACCTCCATCGATCCGGAACGCACGGAAGTTATGAACGTGGACATTTCCGTGAAAGAGCGTAACACCGGTCAGATCCAGTTGGGTGCCGGGTACGGTACTTCCCAGGGTTTCACTTTGCAGGGTTCCATCAGTCAGGCGAACTTCCTGGGTAAAGGTCAGAATCTGGGCGCGTCCTTGAATTTGAGCAACACGGGCAGTTACTACAGCTTGTCCTTCACTGAGCCGTACTTCCGAGACACCCTTTGGTCTTTGGGGGCGGATCTTTATCAAAGCGCGAACACTGGACGTGTGGACTATGACGAAAATCACACAGGTGGTGCAATTCGTTTGGGTCACCCGCTGGCTGAGTACACGCGTGGTTTCCTGAAGTACAAATATGACGACACCAAACTGTCTAAAAAATACGACAGTGAAGGCAAGTTGATCACGGATCCGGATCTGTTCCCGTTGGAATCGGCTTCCGGTGTGACCAGCTCCATGACTGGAACTGTTGAATATGACACGCGTAATGACCGTCAGATGCCGACCAAAGGGATCTATTCCAGCGCGTCTTATGAATACGCCGGTCTGGGTGGAGATCTGAAGTATACTCGCGGTAACGCCAACTTCAGATACTATAAGAACCTGTTCTGGGACGTAGTGTGGCGAAATAACATCCAATATTCCCGTATCGACGGGTTGGATGGTCAGGAAGTTCCGTTCTCTGAATTGTACCTTCTGGGTGGACCATACTCTTTGCGTGGTTATAGATCCTATCGCGTGGGTAAAATGAAGTTCTCTGAGATGATCTATAACGATCTGATCGCCGAGGGTAAGTCCGAGGCGGAAGCTCGTGAGAAAGCTTGGCGTTTCTACGGGGGCGTTCAGCAGGCCATGTACCAGACGGAATTACAGTTCCCTTTGGTTAAAGAAGCTGGCATCATGGGTGCTGGATTCTTCGATATCGGTGCCGCGGATGATGTCCTTTCAGACAATAACTTCTTCGCGGACGTCGGCTTCGGTATTCGCTGGTATTCACCAATTGGTGTATTGCGCTTCGAATGGGGCTTCCCACTGAACCGCAACCCAGCTTACCAAGACGCCACCGTCTTCGAATTCTCCATCGGGCCTAGTTTCTAA
- the lpxB gene encoding lipid-A-disaccharide synthase, with product MDQVLIVAAEASSVTYAQRILEAWKRKGRKVHAFGVGSQDMEDIGFERLGKSEEMAVVGAAEIISAYSHLKSVFDSLVAEAEKRRPKVAIVMDYPEFNLMLAKKLHALGIPVVYYISPQVWAWRKGRVKTIKKYCKKVFVLFPFEVPFYEEHGVPVEFVGHPLLDELDERLIDDLDYRKTHRNQCGIRDNEIVLGLMPGSRRLEVKQHLDIQLDAARILSKKFPNLKVLILTAPTFTKEYMQDRLENFRLPYMLLKDEPFRMIHLVDMMLVASGTATLQVGLLKKPMVIMYKMKWLTGIFAKLFVRGTKYFGLVNLILNKEAVPELFQSEVTAENLAAELERYVLDKKYHDSVVADLGQVRQYLGDKGATERVVKALEEYFV from the coding sequence ATGGATCAGGTTCTGATTGTGGCGGCGGAAGCCTCCAGTGTGACCTATGCCCAAAGAATTCTGGAAGCCTGGAAGCGCAAAGGCCGCAAGGTTCATGCTTTCGGCGTGGGCAGCCAGGATATGGAAGACATCGGCTTTGAACGCCTGGGTAAATCCGAAGAGATGGCCGTGGTCGGTGCCGCCGAAATCATCAGTGCTTATTCTCATCTGAAAAGTGTTTTTGACAGCCTGGTGGCGGAGGCTGAAAAGCGCCGTCCGAAAGTGGCGATCGTGATGGACTATCCGGAATTCAACCTGATGCTGGCAAAAAAACTGCACGCATTGGGAATCCCGGTTGTTTACTACATTTCCCCGCAGGTGTGGGCATGGCGCAAAGGCCGTGTGAAGACGATCAAAAAGTACTGCAAAAAAGTATTCGTTTTGTTCCCGTTTGAAGTGCCTTTCTATGAAGAGCACGGGGTGCCGGTGGAGTTCGTCGGTCATCCGCTTCTGGATGAATTGGACGAGCGTTTGATTGATGATCTTGATTACCGCAAAACTCACCGCAACCAGTGCGGCATTCGTGACAACGAAATCGTGCTGGGCTTGATGCCGGGCAGCCGTCGTCTGGAAGTGAAGCAGCATCTGGACATTCAATTGGATGCGGCTCGGATTTTGTCCAAGAAATTCCCGAATCTGAAAGTTTTGATCCTGACTGCTCCGACCTTCACGAAAGAGTACATGCAGGACCGTCTGGAAAATTTCCGACTGCCTTATATGTTGCTGAAGGATGAGCCGTTTAGAATGATTCATCTGGTGGACATGATGCTGGTGGCTTCAGGAACAGCGACCCTGCAAGTGGGCTTGCTGAAAAAACCCATGGTCATCATGTACAAGATGAAGTGGCTGACGGGTATTTTTGCGAAGCTCTTCGTTCGTGGGACCAAGTATTTTGGTCTGGTGAATTTGATTCTGAACAAAGAAGCGGTTCCAGAGCTGTTCCAAAGTGAAGTGACCGCCGAGAATTTGGCGGCTGAGCTGGAACGTTATGTTCTGGATAAGAAGTATCACGACTCTGTCGTCGCGGATCTGGGACAGGTTCGTCAGTATCTTGGTGACAAGGGTGCGACCGAACGCGTGGTCAAAGCCCTGGAAGAGTACTTCGTCTGA
- a CDS encoding lysophospholipid acyltransferase family protein, which translates to MRLLLKFFVNLMVFFSSLVPRRWLRKSGSWVGFLWFDVFGFRKKIVLDNLKLAFPEWTDKQRKAVGRESVYQLGYNFAEFFFIPSVTPEWITKNVVFHGWEHVENARAAGKGMFFLTLHLGNGDLACNTIVLNGQSVNLITKRFKTKWFDDLWFSIRGAKGVQYIDAHAPNNAFEILKALKKNSAVVFVLDQFMGRPFGIETSFFGKKTGTAYGLALFVQKTKAPVLPIYTYEGEDKKLHVVVEPAMDTASCVTDDKDQTTLNLTQSYCDKLEEIVRKHPEQWMWVHRRWKDFR; encoded by the coding sequence ATGAGATTATTACTCAAGTTCTTCGTTAATCTGATGGTTTTTTTCAGCTCGCTGGTGCCGCGCCGCTGGCTGCGCAAATCCGGATCCTGGGTGGGATTCTTGTGGTTTGATGTCTTTGGTTTCCGCAAAAAAATCGTGCTGGACAATCTGAAGCTGGCTTTCCCCGAATGGACTGACAAACAAAGAAAAGCTGTGGGGCGTGAGTCAGTTTATCAATTGGGATATAACTTTGCAGAATTCTTTTTCATTCCGTCTGTGACGCCTGAGTGGATCACCAAGAATGTGGTGTTTCACGGCTGGGAGCACGTTGAAAATGCCCGGGCTGCCGGGAAAGGAATGTTCTTCCTGACTTTGCACCTGGGGAATGGGGATCTTGCCTGTAACACGATTGTGTTAAACGGGCAGAGCGTGAACCTGATCACGAAAAGATTTAAAACCAAATGGTTTGATGATCTGTGGTTTTCCATTCGCGGGGCGAAAGGTGTTCAGTACATCGATGCGCACGCGCCTAACAACGCTTTTGAAATTTTGAAGGCCTTAAAAAAGAACTCGGCGGTGGTCTTTGTCCTGGACCAGTTTATGGGTCGCCCCTTCGGTATTGAGACCTCCTTCTTTGGAAAAAAGACAGGCACAGCCTATGGTCTAGCTCTGTTCGTGCAAAAAACCAAGGCTCCGGTCCTTCCCATCTATACCTACGAGGGGGAAGACAAAAAACTTCATGTTGTTGTGGAGCCAGCGATGGACACGGCTTCGTGTGTGACTGATGATAAAGACCAGACGACTCTGAATTTGACGCAAAGTTATTGCGACAAGCTTGAAGAGATTGTCAGAAAGCACCCTGAACAATGGATGTGGGTGCATCGACGGTGGAAGGACTTCCGGTGA
- a CDS encoding Gfo/Idh/MocA family protein — translation MSNKLRGAVIGVGYLGKFHAQKYKNNPNVELVGVCDHFPAQADKIAMELGVKSFHKPQDLIGHVDLVTIAASTLSHFELAKLFVENGVHVNVEKPITATVQQAEELLALAEKKNVKVAVGHIERFNPAINDLQKHLKNPKFIELNRMAPYNKRGSDVSVLHDLMIHDMDLLFWLTGSEIESMNGTGTKLISKELDTASVSFKMKNGMQVMINVSRVSPVAQRSIRVLQDDCTLFAQTGTLELEKVVPGPGGDEFLTVTKWSVEKADALQRETDAFIDCVLNNKKPVVTGLDGLKALKAIEDVQRMIEG, via the coding sequence ATGAGTAATAAACTTCGTGGCGCGGTTATCGGGGTTGGTTACCTGGGTAAATTCCACGCTCAGAAATACAAAAACAATCCGAACGTGGAACTGGTCGGGGTGTGTGATCACTTCCCGGCACAGGCTGATAAAATCGCCATGGAGCTGGGGGTAAAAAGCTTCCACAAGCCCCAGGATTTGATTGGTCATGTGGATCTGGTGACCATTGCGGCAAGTACGCTGAGTCACTTTGAACTGGCAAAGTTGTTCGTGGAAAACGGCGTTCATGTGAACGTTGAAAAGCCGATCACCGCCACCGTTCAGCAGGCTGAAGAGCTTCTGGCTTTGGCTGAAAAAAAGAATGTGAAAGTGGCCGTCGGGCATATCGAAAGATTCAACCCGGCGATCAATGATCTGCAAAAGCATCTGAAGAATCCAAAATTCATCGAGCTGAACCGCATGGCGCCTTACAACAAGCGCGGTTCCGATGTCAGCGTTTTGCACGACCTGATGATCCACGACATGGATCTGTTGTTCTGGCTGACGGGTTCTGAAATTGAGTCCATGAACGGCACCGGCACCAAGCTTATTTCCAAAGAGCTGGATACCGCCTCTGTGTCTTTCAAAATGAAAAATGGCATGCAGGTGATGATCAATGTCAGCCGTGTGTCTCCGGTGGCCCAGCGATCCATTCGCGTTTTGCAGGATGATTGCACCCTGTTTGCCCAGACTGGCACTTTGGAACTTGAAAAAGTGGTTCCGGGTCCGGGTGGTGATGAGTTCCTGACGGTCACCAAGTGGTCCGTTGAAAAAGCCGATGCCCTGCAAAGGGAAACGGATGCTTTCATCGACTGTGTTTTGAATAATAAAAAACCTGTGGTCACAGGTCTTGACGGGTTGAAGGCCCTGAAAGCCATCGAAGACGTGCAGAGAATGATTGAGGGCTGA
- a CDS encoding DUF3108 domain-containing protein yields MNKLLLGALVSLFLVSCSTSFLKYEKADQLKKNEEFEGAVTIVKPQTEAPPEGAAESTAAEPAAAKSETPGTADKSAAKTSAKAPGKTSAKPTGKAAEKTDVKASAKTAAAPAGKPAAKTTKSAKTETAASEPAARQPDIEDSEGFNGRRPVNDPFRVGEEVVHDVHYFKVSAGELRMKVEPFAMVNNRKSYTFAVEIRTSSLFSSFYSVEDRVETFVDYEDLVPRVFQLHVKESGQLREAKMLFDVEKNTATFWEKKVTKDHGEEEKKQNWEILPYTQNVYSAIYYMRNFKWETGKEYSFRVGNDNENLVFSGKALRREVLNTKLGPIKAIVVQPKITLKGKLNPIGDNFIWLSDDDRKFILRIESKIKIGTLVSEVVEIKPGK; encoded by the coding sequence GTGAATAAGCTGCTTCTTGGTGCTCTCGTTTCATTGTTTTTGGTTTCTTGTTCGACTTCATTTTTGAAGTACGAAAAGGCCGATCAACTGAAAAAAAACGAGGAGTTCGAAGGAGCCGTCACGATTGTAAAACCGCAGACGGAAGCCCCACCAGAGGGCGCTGCGGAATCGACTGCGGCAGAACCGGCCGCGGCGAAATCCGAAACTCCAGGGACGGCGGATAAGTCAGCCGCCAAAACTTCTGCCAAAGCCCCCGGCAAAACTTCTGCAAAACCAACAGGGAAGGCCGCTGAAAAAACGGATGTAAAAGCTTCCGCAAAGACAGCCGCCGCACCCGCAGGCAAGCCGGCTGCAAAAACCACCAAGTCGGCTAAAACAGAAACGGCTGCGTCCGAGCCTGCGGCCCGCCAGCCTGATATCGAAGATTCCGAAGGATTCAACGGCCGTCGTCCGGTGAATGATCCATTCCGGGTGGGTGAGGAAGTGGTGCACGATGTGCATTATTTCAAGGTCTCTGCCGGGGAGCTTCGCATGAAGGTGGAGCCTTTTGCCATGGTCAATAACCGCAAGTCTTACACGTTTGCGGTGGAGATTCGTACCAGTTCCTTGTTCAGTTCCTTCTATAGTGTTGAAGACCGCGTTGAGACATTCGTGGATTACGAGGACCTTGTGCCTCGTGTGTTCCAGTTGCACGTGAAGGAATCCGGTCAATTGCGTGAAGCCAAGATGCTCTTTGACGTCGAGAAAAACACGGCGACCTTCTGGGAAAAGAAGGTGACCAAGGATCACGGGGAAGAAGAGAAAAAACAGAACTGGGAAATCCTGCCTTACACGCAAAACGTGTACAGCGCGATTTACTATATGCGAAATTTCAAATGGGAAACGGGCAAAGAGTATTCTTTCCGCGTCGGGAATGACAATGAGAACCTGGTCTTCTCTGGCAAAGCCCTGCGCCGTGAAGTTCTGAATACCAAGCTGGGTCCGATTAAAGCCATCGTGGTTCAGCCCAAAATCACTTTGAAGGGCAAATTAAATCCGATCGGCGACAACTTCATCTGGTTGTCTGACGATGATCGTAAATTTATCCTGAGAATTGAATCCAAAATCAAAATCGGAACACTTGTTTCCGAAGTCGTAGAAATTAAACCCGGCAAGTAA
- a CDS encoding OmpH family outer membrane protein, producing MKKMLIVLSMLLTASLAQAQAKVGFVDMQKAIQSTSAGKKAKTELETEFNKKKKELEKKEADLKKMGEDLEKKKSVLSEEALGKKQAEFQEEMLKYRDVVGKSQIEIQKKERELTAPILEKMKKVIAKLAKDKGYTLVLENSQMVLYATADADLTTEVIAAFEKEK from the coding sequence ATGAAGAAAATGTTGATCGTGTTGAGCATGCTACTGACGGCATCTTTGGCACAAGCTCAGGCAAAAGTTGGATTTGTTGATATGCAAAAAGCTATTCAGTCCACTTCTGCGGGTAAGAAAGCAAAAACGGAACTTGAAACAGAGTTCAACAAAAAGAAAAAAGAGCTGGAGAAAAAAGAAGCAGACTTGAAAAAGATGGGTGAAGACCTGGAAAAGAAAAAGTCTGTTCTTTCTGAAGAAGCGCTTGGTAAAAAACAAGCTGAATTCCAGGAAGAAATGCTGAAGTATCGTGATGTGGTTGGTAAAAGCCAGATCGAAATTCAGAAAAAAGAGCGCGAGCTGACAGCTCCGATTCTTGAGAAAATGAAAAAAGTGATCGCGAAACTTGCGAAAGACAAAGGTTACACTCTGGTGCTGGAGAACTCTCAAATGGTTCTTTACGCAACTGCGGATGCGGACCTGACAACTGAAGTAATCGCGGCCTTCGAAAAAGAAAAGTAG